A section of the Deltaproteobacteria bacterium genome encodes:
- a CDS encoding lytic transglycosylase domain-containing protein, whose amino-acid sequence MSKSQVQVYIFRNSSRVCPPAPTPTASPASFRQPVPKKRLPQVRQLEPLIEKYARHYGVDKKLVRAVMRQESGFNPRAVSPKGAMGLMQLMPETAALMGVQNPFDPEQNIAGGVRYLRRCLVQFQDVRHALAAYNAGPENVVKYNGCPPFEETRNYVATVMRNYSGAPIPQGYNPSPSRASSFIKKAPRLTPPRPQWHTYCYASGIPVKICYSPSGKAKIIKVIPRTRRRRSR is encoded by the coding sequence TTGTCAAAGTCTCAGGTGCAGGTTTATATTTTCCGAAATTCCTCCCGAGTATGCCCTCCGGCACCGACACCAACGGCTTCCCCGGCTTCTTTCAGACAACCAGTGCCCAAAAAACGACTTCCGCAGGTCCGACAGCTAGAGCCCTTGATCGAGAAATATGCCCGGCATTACGGGGTGGATAAAAAACTGGTGCGGGCAGTAATGCGCCAGGAGTCGGGTTTCAATCCCCGGGCCGTGTCTCCGAAGGGGGCCATGGGATTGATGCAGCTGATGCCTGAAACCGCCGCCCTGATGGGAGTACAAAATCCCTTCGACCCGGAACAGAACATTGCCGGCGGGGTCAGATATCTGAGGCGATGTTTGGTCCAATTCCAGGATGTCCGGCACGCGCTGGCGGCTTACAATGCCGGGCCGGAGAATGTGGTAAAGTATAATGGTTGCCCGCCTTTTGAGGAGACCCGCAACTACGTCGCCACCGTCATGCGCAACTATTCCGGCGCCCCCATACCCCAAGGTTATAACCCCAGCCCCTCCCGCGCTTCATCATTCATTAAAAAAGCGCCCCGGCTTACTCCCCCTCGACCCCAATGGCATACCTACTGCTATGCCTCTGGGATTCCGGTGAAGATCTGTTACTCTCCCTCCGGCAAGGCCAAGATTATTAAGGTAATTCCCAGAACCAGGAGGAGGAGATCAAGGTAA
- the mgtE gene encoding magnesium transporter, which yields MAEFEQTFADLVAAHRWEDLKSTLNEKNPMDLAGLITSLPASERALVFRLLDKRQAVEVFESLEVNDQQELLASFRDEQARDLVEHMSPDDRAYLLDEVPAKVAKRLLRMLSPAERDATALLLGYKENTAGRIMTPEYIDLKSFMSVSDALLKIRRVGLDKETVYYCYVTDEQRRLTGIISLKDLVLADPEAKIANLMKRQVVAVHTDEDQEEVVHKIKKYDLLAIPVVDRENRLVGIITHDDIMDVLEDETTEDIYRLGAVQVPEQSYFKSGMLAVASRRVGWLLVLLITNTFTGNIIMHQTQLLHSVIALAAFVPLLTGSGGNIGAQTSAVMVRGWALQEVTFSNALKLLLREVGIGLFLGSFLGFIVIFWAFWLQGNWWVSIAVGSSLILISTLATLFGSLLPLIFVRLGLDPAVVSAPFITTMVDVLGVFTYFQVAKFILFH from the coding sequence ATGGCCGAATTCGAACAGACTTTTGCCGACCTGGTCGCAGCCCATCGCTGGGAAGACCTCAAATCGACCTTGAATGAAAAAAATCCCATGGATCTGGCCGGTCTGATCACCTCCCTGCCCGCCAGTGAACGTGCCCTGGTTTTCCGGCTGCTCGATAAACGTCAAGCCGTGGAAGTGTTTGAAAGTCTGGAAGTCAATGACCAGCAGGAATTGTTAGCCAGCTTTCGGGATGAACAGGCCCGAGACCTGGTCGAACATATGTCACCGGATGATCGGGCCTATCTTTTGGATGAAGTCCCGGCCAAGGTCGCCAAAAGACTGCTCCGGATGTTGAGTCCGGCGGAGCGGGACGCCACTGCCCTGCTTTTGGGTTATAAAGAGAACACCGCCGGCCGGATCATGACTCCGGAGTATATTGATCTGAAGAGCTTTATGTCGGTCAGCGACGCCCTCCTGAAAATTCGTCGGGTGGGCCTGGATAAGGAAACGGTTTATTATTGCTATGTGACCGATGAACAACGACGTTTAACCGGCATCATATCCTTAAAAGACCTGGTGCTGGCCGACCCCGAAGCCAAGATTGCCAACCTCATGAAACGACAGGTGGTGGCGGTCCATACGGATGAGGATCAAGAAGAGGTAGTCCATAAAATCAAAAAATATGACCTGCTGGCCATCCCGGTGGTAGACAGGGAAAACCGCCTGGTGGGCATTATCACCCATGACGATATCATGGACGTTCTGGAAGACGAAACCACCGAGGACATCTACCGCTTGGGTGCGGTGCAGGTCCCGGAGCAGAGTTATTTTAAATCCGGGATGCTGGCCGTGGCCAGCCGCCGGGTGGGCTGGCTGCTTGTCCTGTTGATCACCAACACCTTTACCGGCAATATCATCATGCATCAGACCCAATTGCTCCATTCGGTCATTGCACTGGCGGCCTTTGTGCCCTTACTGACCGGCAGCGGCGGCAACATCGGCGCCCAGACCTCTGCGGTCATGGTCCGGGGTTGGGCCCTCCAGGAAGTCACCTTTAGCAATGCCCTTAAACTGTTGCTCCGGGAAGTGGGAATCGGCCTGTTTCTGGGGTCCTTTTTAGGGTTTATTGTCATCTTCTGGGCTTTTTGGCTGCAGGGGAACTGGTGGGTATCAATCGCGGTGGGCTCGTCTCTGATCCTGATCTCGACTCTGGCTACTTTGTTCGGGAGCCTGTTGCCCTTAATCTTTGTTCGTCTGGGGCTTGATCCAGCCGTGGTTTCAGCCCCGTTTATCACCACCATGGTCGATGTCTTAGGAGTATTCACCTATTTTCAGGTGGCCAAGTTTATCCTTTTCCACTAA
- the hemC gene encoding hydroxymethylbilane synthase: protein MTVQLLIGTRGSPLALAQARWVQARLEAHHPHLQVTLTIIKTTGDKILDVPLAQVGGKGLFTKEIEQALLAREVDLGVHSMKDVPAELPAGLTISTITTREDWRDALISHRYPRLEDIPAGGRIGTSSLRRRAQLLHQRPDLNIVPLRGNVDTRLRKLAEENLDAIILAVAGLKRLGLEHLITSYLPAPQMLPAIGQGALGLELRRQDTCSQELVACLDDPASRVAVRAERAFLARLQGGCQVPVAALGLLTEGRLTLEGLISDPEGRLLLREKVEGIPKDAETLGTSLAESLLDQGGREILSQIYGRPLNI from the coding sequence ATGACCGTCCAACTCCTTATCGGTACCCGCGGTAGCCCCCTGGCCCTGGCCCAGGCCCGCTGGGTCCAGGCCCGGTTAGAGGCTCACCATCCTCATTTACAGGTAACCCTTACCATTATCAAAACCACCGGAGATAAAATTCTGGATGTGCCCCTGGCCCAGGTGGGGGGCAAGGGACTGTTTACCAAGGAAATCGAACAGGCCCTGTTGGCCAGGGAAGTGGATTTGGGGGTGCACAGTATGAAAGATGTTCCGGCCGAGTTGCCCGCTGGATTGACGATCAGCACTATCACGACGCGCGAGGATTGGCGGGATGCCCTGATTTCGCATCGATATCCGCGGCTGGAGGATATTCCCGCCGGAGGCCGGATCGGCACCAGCAGCCTGCGCCGCCGGGCCCAACTGCTGCACCAGCGGCCGGATCTCAACATCGTGCCCCTAAGAGGTAACGTCGATACCCGACTTCGCAAACTGGCGGAGGAAAATCTGGACGCTATCATCCTGGCGGTGGCGGGCCTGAAGCGACTGGGACTCGAACATCTGATCACCAGCTACCTGCCAGCCCCGCAGATGCTTCCGGCCATTGGCCAGGGTGCCCTGGGATTGGAACTGCGGCGCCAGGATACCTGCTCCCAGGAACTGGTGGCCTGTCTCGATGATCCGGCTAGCCGGGTCGCGGTCCGGGCCGAACGCGCCTTTCTGGCCCGGCTCCAGGGCGGCTGTCAGGTGCCGGTGGCCGCCCTGGGTTTGCTGACGGAGGGCCGTCTGACCCTGGAGGGCCTGATCAGTGATCCAGAGGGGCGTCTGCTGCTCCGAGAGAAGGTAGAGGGGATCCCCAAGGACGCCGAAACCCTGGGAACTAGCCTGGCTGAATCCCTTCTGGACCAGGGCGGCCGGGAAATCCTCAGCCAAATCTATGGCCGGCCCCTAAATATTTAA
- a CDS encoding mechanosensitive ion channel: MIWRRNAARSGNKFLLSLLGVILLAGFLGLAWEESQATESTGGTSPAPNVQPAMVKILMLTTQDVEKEIASLEEQINKNKKDLDSAQKVTEELNTSISAMKAALALDKIPLRQAETLLKRFSAQEEKINSSLQKLEEQIATLEKKQADDAASLADLKAQIDRLKDSDLPAEQQKSIRAIYQRYLRLATAQGKLVNQLIQIQRAQAQELHQQQKLVHDLTGSFQTHITETWKEQLFTRRSIYDFWYDIVKLAKESVSLPARLKDWTQQQIESEALRQKVKDQMAPLVGLLVSLAFVLYGTRRLKKLVDLFIKQWEARAFSFAQKSFLAIVQLISRHAISLVLVLWLALGLWILDLLKITAIKMVLSGLVAWVVIRLLTNLNQVLFGPRDPDRRIIPVVDETARFYGRYGSLYLIYVVAGQWVLVVLELLKYPMGTLDFSEFIYEISILLGLAGLLKKPHLGNLLDGMGVSECFWWQDIIKALRLLVLFGLMVVILGDLLGFHNLATYLSQATVNTTGILFLFLVLAQLSDDFATFFIHPKEGLLVQKFPSWTASIANIYQQWRKLVPAAIVILAIPFILDIWGMWSTISAKLLKILTYGPHLGPVKLTPLAIVLAIVVLYLANRLSYLLQFLMEKRLYSRKGWDEGVQATISKTTHYALMTLGTIVALGFMGFNLTNIALIAGALGVGIGFGLQNIVHNFISGLILLLERPIKVGDMLIIDGQWGMVKEVRVRSTVFQTFDRYVLIIPNSELISNKVLNWTFYGKGINRLSLKVGVAYGSDVHRVTKIIDRVCRDNPNVLHAPPPTIYFSAFGDSSLDFNIWVYLRTPDVRITVTHELNCAIFDAFREHGIEIPFPQRDLHIKQMPESNHILLMRRHESTGQEELGKRSRFESDY, from the coding sequence ATGATCTGGAGAAGAAATGCCGCGAGATCTGGTAATAAATTTCTGCTATCTCTCTTGGGGGTTATTCTGCTCGCGGGATTTCTCGGCCTCGCCTGGGAGGAAAGCCAAGCTACTGAGTCCACCGGGGGAACCTCGCCAGCGCCAAATGTACAACCGGCGATGGTGAAAATCCTGATGTTAACGACCCAGGATGTAGAAAAAGAAATTGCCTCCTTGGAAGAACAGATTAACAAAAACAAGAAAGACTTAGACTCAGCCCAAAAGGTCACCGAGGAACTCAACACTTCTATCAGCGCCATGAAAGCGGCCTTGGCGCTTGATAAAATACCTTTACGACAGGCTGAAACACTCCTTAAAAGATTCTCCGCCCAGGAAGAAAAAATTAACTCTTCTCTTCAAAAGTTAGAAGAGCAAATCGCTACCCTTGAGAAAAAACAGGCCGATGACGCTGCCTCTCTGGCCGATTTAAAAGCACAAATCGATCGGCTCAAAGACTCAGACCTACCGGCGGAGCAGCAAAAAAGTATTCGCGCAATTTATCAGAGATATTTGAGATTGGCAACTGCTCAGGGCAAGTTAGTCAATCAGTTGATTCAGATACAGCGGGCTCAGGCCCAGGAACTTCACCAGCAACAGAAACTAGTGCATGACTTGACCGGCTCCTTTCAGACCCACATCACTGAGACCTGGAAAGAACAACTGTTCACCCGCCGCAGTATTTATGATTTTTGGTACGATATCGTAAAATTGGCAAAGGAATCCGTATCCTTGCCAGCCAGGCTAAAAGACTGGACCCAGCAGCAGATTGAGTCGGAAGCCCTGAGGCAGAAAGTCAAAGACCAAATGGCCCCACTGGTGGGGTTGCTGGTTTCTCTGGCCTTCGTATTGTACGGAACGCGACGCCTGAAGAAGCTTGTTGATTTATTTATCAAACAGTGGGAAGCCAGGGCCTTCAGTTTTGCCCAGAAGTCCTTCCTGGCTATTGTCCAGCTTATTTCCCGGCATGCTATTTCACTGGTTTTAGTTCTATGGTTGGCTCTCGGACTATGGATCCTGGACCTGCTGAAAATTACCGCCATAAAAATGGTCCTTTCCGGTTTGGTAGCCTGGGTAGTGATCAGACTGCTGACTAATTTGAACCAGGTTTTGTTTGGCCCCCGAGATCCAGATCGCCGAATCATTCCGGTAGTTGACGAAACCGCCCGGTTTTATGGCCGATATGGCAGCTTATACCTGATTTATGTGGTGGCTGGCCAGTGGGTCCTGGTGGTTTTAGAGTTATTAAAATATCCTATGGGAACTTTGGATTTCTCAGAATTTATTTATGAAATCAGTATCTTATTAGGGCTGGCGGGGCTGCTCAAAAAGCCCCATTTAGGCAACCTCTTAGACGGCATGGGGGTGTCCGAGTGTTTCTGGTGGCAGGATATCATCAAGGCTCTTCGGTTATTAGTATTATTTGGATTAATGGTGGTTATTTTGGGCGATCTCTTGGGGTTTCACAATCTGGCCACTTATCTCTCCCAAGCCACAGTTAATACCACCGGAATCTTGTTTCTCTTCTTAGTTCTGGCCCAATTGAGCGACGATTTTGCTACCTTTTTTATCCACCCTAAAGAAGGCTTGTTGGTCCAAAAATTTCCTTCCTGGACCGCAAGTATAGCAAATATCTATCAGCAGTGGCGGAAACTAGTCCCCGCCGCGATTGTCATTTTAGCTATACCCTTCATTTTAGATATCTGGGGAATGTGGTCAACAATTTCCGCTAAGCTTTTGAAGATACTCACCTATGGGCCGCACTTGGGGCCGGTTAAATTAACGCCGCTGGCAATTGTATTGGCAATTGTGGTGCTCTATCTAGCTAACCGTCTCTCTTATCTACTCCAGTTCCTGATGGAAAAACGCCTTTATTCCCGCAAAGGCTGGGATGAGGGGGTTCAGGCTACTATCTCTAAAACAACGCATTATGCCCTGATGACCCTGGGGACTATTGTGGCCCTGGGTTTCATGGGATTTAATCTCACAAACATCGCTCTAATCGCAGGCGCTCTGGGAGTGGGGATCGGCTTTGGTTTGCAAAATATCGTTCATAATTTTATCAGCGGCTTGATCCTGCTGTTGGAACGGCCCATCAAGGTTGGGGACATGCTGATCATCGATGGCCAGTGGGGCATGGTGAAGGAAGTCCGGGTGCGCAGCACCGTATTTCAGACCTTTGACCGCTATGTGTTGATCATCCCCAACTCGGAACTGATCTCCAATAAGGTTCTCAATTGGACCTTTTACGGCAAGGGGATTAACCGTCTCAGCCTTAAAGTGGGGGTGGCTTATGGCTCGGATGTGCATCGGGTGACCAAAATTATTGATCGTGTCTGCCGGGACAATCCCAATGTGCTCCATGCCCCCCCGCCCACCATCTATTTTAGTGCCTTTGGCGACAGTTCCCTGGATTTTAACATATGGGTTTACCTTAGGACCCCGGATGTTCGGATCACTGTGACCCATGAGTTGAACTGCGCCATCTTTGACGCCTTCCGGGAACACGGCATCGAGATCCCCTTTCCGCAGCGTGATCTCCATATTAAGCAAATGCCAGAGTCCAACCATATTCTTTTGATGCGACGGCATGAATCCACCGGCCAAGAAGAGTTGGGTAAAAGGTCGCGGTTTGAGTCAGACTATTGA
- a CDS encoding DUF4445 domain-containing protein has product MKKTVCFQPYNITVEVEEGENLLRAAMEAGVHINASCGGEGVCGKCKIILEQGELESKRGVTQSEEDWRLGFRLACQSQVVSDVVVRIPPESLLDRKVLRLKPKTARLRPMPFDIAELQASGRYNPAFQKKFVKLPPPTLADNVCDLRRLREGLRKQHGLDNITLDFFLLRKLAHVLREKDFEVTAVLDFAQRRSRKPRLVDVEPGDTTAAHYAISIDIGTTTVWGQLLELTEGKIIGEAAEYNAQISYGEDVISRIVYAQKPEGLDKMQKLVVSTINQVIHRLLKKHRVARDQISHLTLAANTTMTHLFLGLEPKYIRLAPYTPTTCSVPPVRGRDLGLDVAEHVFVYCISSVSSYVGGDIVSGVLGSGMYQESKLTLFIDIGTNGEIVVGNQEWMACAACSAGPAFEGGGIRFGMRATQGAIEDVSINPANAEPMLMTIGMVKPKGICGSGLINILAALMETGIIDPNGKFREDVDTPRLRIGEDGREYVLAWAADTQIDQDLTLSEVDIDNLMRAKGAMYAGYLTLLQNIGLDIQDVEQVILAGAFGNFINIENAITIGLMPDLPLDRFHFVGNGSLLGATCVAFSREMLEEERRVALMMTNFELSETPGFMDQYVAALFLPHTKAEYFPSVQERLKSLAPS; this is encoded by the coding sequence GTGAAAAAGACCGTTTGCTTTCAGCCTTATAATATTACTGTAGAGGTCGAAGAGGGAGAAAATCTATTAAGGGCCGCCATGGAGGCCGGTGTCCATATCAATGCCTCATGTGGCGGCGAAGGGGTCTGCGGCAAATGTAAGATCATCCTGGAACAGGGTGAATTGGAGAGTAAACGCGGGGTCACCCAGAGTGAGGAAGACTGGCGGCTGGGCTTTCGGCTGGCCTGTCAGTCGCAGGTGGTCTCCGATGTCGTCGTCCGCATCCCCCCGGAATCGCTGTTAGACCGCAAGGTCTTGCGGCTCAAGCCCAAAACCGCCCGCTTGCGGCCGATGCCGTTCGATATTGCCGAACTGCAGGCCAGTGGCCGTTACAATCCCGCCTTCCAGAAAAAATTTGTCAAATTGCCGCCCCCCACTTTGGCCGACAACGTCTGTGATCTGCGGCGCTTACGGGAAGGTCTGAGAAAACAACACGGCCTCGATAACATCACCCTGGATTTCTTCCTGCTCCGCAAATTGGCTCATGTGCTGCGAGAAAAAGATTTTGAGGTTACCGCGGTCCTCGATTTTGCCCAGCGGCGCTCCCGCAAGCCGCGGCTGGTCGACGTCGAACCGGGGGATACCACTGCCGCCCACTATGCCATCAGCATCGACATCGGCACTACCACGGTCTGGGGCCAGTTGCTGGAACTGACCGAGGGCAAGATCATCGGTGAAGCCGCGGAATACAATGCCCAGATCAGTTATGGGGAGGATGTCATTAGCCGGATCGTCTACGCCCAGAAGCCGGAGGGCCTGGACAAGATGCAAAAGCTGGTGGTCAGCACCATCAATCAGGTTATCCACCGCCTGTTGAAGAAACACCGGGTTGCCCGAGACCAGATCTCTCACCTGACCTTAGCGGCCAACACCACCATGACCCACCTTTTTTTAGGACTGGAGCCCAAATATATCCGGCTGGCCCCCTATACTCCGACCACCTGCTCGGTACCTCCGGTCCGGGGCCGGGATCTGGGGCTGGATGTCGCTGAACATGTGTTTGTGTATTGTATCAGTTCGGTCTCCAGCTACGTGGGCGGCGATATCGTCTCCGGGGTGCTGGGCTCGGGAATGTATCAGGAGAGCAAGTTAACCCTGTTTATCGATATTGGCACCAACGGCGAAATTGTTGTCGGTAATCAGGAATGGATGGCCTGTGCCGCCTGTTCTGCGGGGCCGGCCTTTGAAGGCGGCGGCATCCGTTTCGGGATGCGGGCTACCCAGGGAGCGATTGAGGATGTCAGCATCAATCCGGCCAATGCCGAGCCCATGCTGATGACCATCGGTATGGTCAAACCCAAAGGCATCTGCGGCTCCGGCCTGATAAATATCCTGGCCGCCTTGATGGAAACCGGCATTATCGACCCCAACGGCAAGTTCCGGGAAGATGTGGACACCCCCCGGTTGCGGATAGGAGAAGATGGACGGGAATATGTCCTGGCCTGGGCGGCCGACACCCAGATCGACCAGGATCTGACTCTGAGCGAAGTGGACATCGACAACTTGATGCGGGCCAAGGGGGCGATGTATGCCGGCTACCTCACCCTGTTGCAGAATATTGGGCTTGACATCCAGGACGTCGAACAGGTAATTCTGGCCGGGGCTTTCGGCAATTTCATCAATATTGAAAATGCTATTACCATCGGGCTGATGCCTGACCTGCCCCTGGACAGATTTCACTTTGTCGGCAATGGCTCCTTATTAGGGGCCACTTGCGTGGCTTTTTCCCGGGAAATGCTGGAGGAAGAACGCCGCGTGGCCTTGATGATGACCAATTTCGAACTTTCGGAAACCCCTGGTTTTATGGACCAATATGTTGCAGCCCTGTTTTTGCCGCATACCAAAGCAGAGTATTTCCCCAGCGTCCAGGAGCGCCTGAAAAGTTTGGCGCCATCCTAA
- a CDS encoding DUF3536 domain-containing protein — MKPAPSRYICIHGHFYQPPRENPWLEEVEVQDAAAPFHDWNELITAECYGPNTAARILREDGRIIDIINNYQYISFNFGPTLMTWLQRHAPNIYQAILEADRLSQNNFSGHGNALAQVYNHLIMPLANRRDKQTQVFWGIKDFEHRYGRRPEGMWLPETAVDRKSLEVLVDHGIKFTILAQHQAHRIRPLGGTEGDWLDVSGGQIDPSQPYRVVLDPNPNNPKYIDIFFYNETIARAVAFEGLLSSGEHLTTRLLGGFSDDRQGPQLVHIATDGESYGHHHHFGEMALAYAIERLRSNNECQLINYGQFLEEYPPTWEVEVYDNSSWSCPHGVERWQADCGCNSGGHPGWNQAWRAPLRAALDWLRNELSVLFETRGGQYLRDPWEARNQYISVILDRGLDNLDKFLNQHQKYPLKYFERRDTLKLLEMQRHALLMYTSCAWFFDEISGEETVQNLKYAARALQLARSFTGEDLEEEFLRRLSWAPSNISEFGNGARVYRCLVMPALVDLRRIIAQYAISSIFEEKPERSQIYCFDLEHRDYRQETYGGTALAVGRVMVISQITMSAEELTFVVLYLGGHDFHCVLRTTRGIMEYEQLKKELFQIFSFHSLTEVIRYLDNNFGTNYYSLKDLLTEERRKLIFQIIAETFARFENTYRQQYEENRKLMEYLKDIETPIPRPFLVAAEYTLTQDLEREITDLEETPDLERIASLVEEIRRWNLRVEAERLEPQFRRTLEKSLDCALRSLDQPEKLEKVLQMLKIAHVLPFPVNFWGAQNRFYQFWQEEGRQLKESAAGEEITTGILDLDILLGIADQLNFALK, encoded by the coding sequence GTGAAACCAGCTCCCTCCCGATATATCTGTATCCACGGCCATTTTTATCAGCCGCCGCGGGAAAACCCCTGGTTGGAAGAGGTCGAGGTCCAGGATGCGGCGGCGCCGTTCCATGATTGGAATGAGCTGATCACCGCGGAATGTTACGGACCTAACACCGCGGCCCGCATCCTGCGGGAAGATGGCCGGATAATTGATATTATCAATAATTATCAATATATCAGCTTCAATTTTGGCCCCACCTTAATGACCTGGCTCCAACGGCATGCCCCAAATATTTATCAGGCCATTCTGGAAGCCGATCGCCTCAGTCAGAATAATTTCAGCGGCCATGGCAATGCCCTGGCTCAGGTTTATAATCACCTGATTATGCCCTTAGCCAACCGCCGTGATAAGCAAACCCAGGTTTTCTGGGGGATCAAGGATTTTGAACACCGTTATGGACGGCGCCCTGAAGGAATGTGGCTGCCGGAAACCGCGGTTGATCGCAAGTCCTTGGAAGTGCTGGTCGATCATGGTATTAAGTTTACTATCCTGGCGCAACACCAGGCCCATCGCATCCGGCCCTTAGGGGGAACCGAAGGTGATTGGCTAGATGTGAGTGGCGGGCAGATCGACCCTAGCCAGCCCTATCGGGTAGTGCTTGACCCAAACCCCAATAATCCTAAATATATCGATATCTTTTTCTATAACGAAACCATTGCTCGAGCCGTGGCTTTTGAGGGGTTGCTGTCTAGTGGTGAGCATCTGACCACTCGGCTACTGGGAGGATTTTCAGATGATCGGCAAGGCCCCCAATTGGTCCATATCGCTACGGACGGTGAATCCTATGGCCATCATCACCATTTTGGCGAGATGGCGCTGGCCTATGCCATTGAAAGGCTACGGTCCAATAATGAATGTCAACTGATTAATTATGGCCAGTTTCTGGAGGAATACCCGCCAACCTGGGAAGTAGAGGTGTATGATAATTCCTCCTGGAGCTGCCCCCATGGGGTGGAGCGCTGGCAGGCTGATTGTGGCTGCAATAGTGGCGGGCATCCAGGCTGGAATCAGGCTTGGCGTGCCCCCTTGCGGGCCGCCCTCGATTGGCTGCGCAATGAACTGTCAGTCCTGTTTGAGACTCGTGGCGGCCAATACCTGCGCGATCCCTGGGAAGCCCGGAATCAATACATTTCCGTAATCCTGGACCGCGGTTTGGATAATTTGGATAAGTTTCTAAATCAGCACCAGAAATATCCCCTGAAATATTTCGAGCGTCGGGATACCCTGAAACTGTTGGAAATGCAGCGCCATGCCTTATTGATGTATACCAGTTGTGCTTGGTTCTTTGATGAAATTTCCGGCGAAGAGACGGTTCAAAACCTTAAGTACGCAGCCCGGGCCCTGCAACTGGCCCGGTCCTTTACCGGGGAGGATCTAGAAGAGGAGTTCTTGCGCAGGCTTTCCTGGGCTCCCAGTAATATCTCCGAATTCGGTAATGGGGCCCGAGTTTATCGATGTTTGGTAATGCCGGCGCTGGTTGATCTCAGACGGATTATTGCGCAATACGCTATCTCCTCGATTTTCGAAGAGAAACCAGAAAGAAGTCAGATCTATTGCTTTGATTTAGAACATCGGGATTACCGGCAAGAAACCTATGGCGGCACTGCCCTGGCAGTTGGCCGAGTAATGGTTATTTCCCAGATCACCATGTCGGCCGAGGAGTTGACTTTCGTAGTGCTCTACCTGGGGGGACATGATTTTCACTGCGTCTTACGTACTACCCGGGGTATCATGGAGTATGAACAACTCAAAAAGGAACTGTTCCAGATTTTCTCCTTTCATTCCCTTACCGAGGTAATCCGTTACCTGGATAACAATTTTGGGACCAATTATTATAGTTTGAAAGATCTGCTGACCGAAGAACGCCGCAAGCTAATCTTTCAGATAATTGCGGAGACTTTTGCCAGGTTTGAAAATACCTATCGGCAACAGTATGAAGAGAACCGCAAGTTAATGGAATACCTAAAAGATATTGAGACCCCGATTCCGCGTCCCTTCCTGGTGGCCGCAGAATACACTCTTACCCAGGACCTGGAGCGGGAGATCACCGATTTGGAGGAAACCCCGGATTTGGAGAGGATAGCCTCCTTAGTCGAGGAAATTCGCCGCTGGAATTTAAGGGTGGAGGCAGAGCGCCTGGAACCCCAATTTCGCCGGACTCTGGAAAAGTCTTTGGACTGCGCCCTGCGGTCTTTGGATCAGCCCGAGAAGCTGGAAAAGGTTTTGCAGATGCTGAAGATTGCCCATGTCCTGCCATTTCCGGTCAATTTCTGGGGAGCACAGAACCGTTTTTATCAATTCTGGCAGGAGGAGGGGCGTCAACTTAAAGAGAGCGCGGCAGGCGAAGAGATTACTACCGGAATCCTGGATCTGGATATCTTGCTAGGCATCGCCGATCAACTCAACTTTGCCTTAAAGTAA